In Mycolicibacterium phocaicum, one DNA window encodes the following:
- a CDS encoding RNA-binding S4 domain-containing protein produces the protein MNDVPIRDESIRLGQFLKLANLIDSGADAKAVIGDGMVRVNGEVETRRGRQLRPGDTVTFEGQSARVSG, from the coding sequence ATGAACGACGTGCCGATCCGTGACGAATCGATCCGGCTGGGGCAGTTCCTCAAACTGGCCAACCTCATCGACAGTGGCGCCGACGCCAAGGCGGTCATCGGCGACGGCATGGTGCGCGTCAACGGCGAGGTCGAGACACGACGCGGACGGCAGCTGCGGCCCGGCGATACCGTGACCTTCGAGGGGCAGTCGGCGCGGGTCAGCGGCTGA
- a CDS encoding DNA polymerase IV: MDAFFASVEQLTRPTLQDRPVLVGGLGGRGVVAGASYQARKFGARSAMPMHQARRMVGPGAVVLPPRGAVYSVASRRALDAVRAMVPVLEQLSFDEAFGEPGELVGADQDTARQFCEDLRALVRAETGLVASVGAGSGKQVAKIASGLAKPDGVRIVSGDEQGSLLAALPVRKLWGIGPVAEEKLHRLGIETVGALAALADAEAADVLGGTVGPALHRLARGIDDRPVVERAEAKQISAESTFQVDLTTLDQLRERIGPIAEHAHRRLQRDGRGARTVTVKLKKSDMSTLTRSATLPYATTDPSTLAATARRLLLDPVEIGPIRLVGVGFSGLTDARQESLFPELEMADDAEVATSAGAAGPLSATPAESPWRVGDDVRHPDHGHGWVQGAGHGVMTVRFETRASGPGVARTVAADDPKITRADPVDSLDWQDYLAQLPTDDGAS; this comes from the coding sequence ATGGACGCCTTTTTCGCGTCGGTCGAGCAGTTGACCCGGCCCACCCTGCAGGACCGTCCGGTTCTGGTCGGTGGTCTCGGTGGTCGTGGCGTGGTGGCGGGTGCGAGCTATCAGGCCCGCAAGTTCGGTGCCCGCTCGGCGATGCCGATGCATCAAGCGCGGCGGATGGTCGGCCCAGGTGCCGTCGTGCTGCCGCCGCGCGGTGCGGTGTACTCGGTGGCCAGCCGGCGAGCGTTGGATGCGGTGCGCGCCATGGTGCCGGTGCTCGAGCAACTGTCGTTCGACGAGGCTTTCGGTGAGCCGGGCGAGCTGGTCGGCGCCGACCAGGACACGGCCCGGCAATTCTGCGAGGACCTTCGTGCCTTGGTGCGCGCAGAGACGGGGTTGGTGGCCTCGGTTGGTGCGGGATCGGGCAAACAGGTCGCCAAGATCGCGTCGGGCCTGGCCAAGCCCGACGGCGTCCGGATCGTCAGTGGCGACGAGCAGGGCTCGCTGTTGGCAGCGCTACCGGTCCGCAAGCTGTGGGGAATCGGGCCGGTCGCCGAGGAGAAGCTGCACCGGCTGGGCATCGAGACCGTGGGCGCGCTGGCGGCGCTCGCCGATGCCGAGGCCGCCGACGTCCTCGGCGGCACCGTCGGCCCGGCATTGCACCGGCTGGCCCGCGGCATCGATGACCGGCCGGTGGTCGAGCGCGCCGAAGCCAAACAGATCAGCGCCGAGTCCACGTTCCAGGTCGACCTGACGACCCTTGACCAATTGCGCGAGAGGATCGGCCCCATCGCCGAGCACGCGCACCGTCGGCTGCAGCGCGACGGGCGCGGGGCCCGCACGGTGACGGTGAAGCTGAAGAAGTCAGACATGAGTACGCTGACCCGCTCGGCCACGCTGCCGTACGCGACGACCGACCCGTCGACCTTGGCGGCGACGGCCCGCCGGCTGCTGCTCGATCCCGTCGAGATCGGACCGATTCGCCTTGTGGGCGTTGGATTTTCGGGCCTGACCGACGCCCGGCAGGAGTCCCTGTTCCCGGAGCTGGAGATGGCGGACGATGCCGAGGTCGCGACCTCGGCAGGTGCGGCCGGCCCGCTGAGCGCCACGCCGGCCGAATCCCCTTGGCGCGTCGGCGATGACGTGCGGCATCCGGACCACGGCCACGGGTGGGTGCAGGGCGCCGGGCATGGCGTCATGACGGTGCGATTCGAGACCCGGGCCAGCGGTCCCGGGGTGGCCCGAACCGTCGCGGCCGACGATCCGAAGATCACCCGTGCCGACCCTGTCGACAGCCTGGACTGGCAGGACTATCTGGCGCAGCTGCCGACCGACGACGGCGCGAGCTAA